One stretch of Rana temporaria chromosome 10, aRanTem1.1, whole genome shotgun sequence DNA includes these proteins:
- the LOC120916069 gene encoding probable ribosome biogenesis protein RLP24 gives MRVEKCYFYSAPIYPGHGMMFVRNDCKQFRFCRSKCHKNFKKKRNPRKIRWTKAFRKAAGKELTVDNAFEFEKRRKKPVKYQRELGSKSVDAMKRVEEIKRKWQARFIMNRLKKGKELEKALDIKDMKES, from the coding sequence ATGAGGGTCGAGAAGTGTTACTTCTACTCGGCGCCCATCTACCCGGGACACGGCATGATGTTTGTGAGGAACGACTGCAAGCAATTTCGATTCTGCCGTTCAAAATGTCACAAAAACTTCAAGAAGAAGCGAAATCCCAGAAAGATCAGATGGACAAAAGCATTCAGAAAGGCAGCTGGTAAAGAGTTGACAGTGGATAATgcttttgaatttgaaaaaagaagaaaaaaacctgTCAAGTACCAGAGGGAGTTGGGGAGCAAGAGTGTTGATGCAATGAAGAGAGTAGAAGAGATCAAGCGGAAGTGGCAGGCACGGTTTATCATGAACAGATTGAAAAAGGGCAAAGAATTGGAGAAAGCCCTGGACATCAAAGATATGAAAGAATCAtag